A single window of Leishmania panamensis strain MHOM/PA/94/PSC-1 chromosome 35 sequence DNA harbors:
- a CDS encoding hypothetical protein (TriTrypDB/GeneDB-style sysID: LpmP.35.4830) yields MELDNLQDEVLMGDTNEVTVPAAVVASATVLDIGFHPRLPIMAAGLITGEVEIYKRKSVSEMIKIPLQNDFSSWIFTGQYNEDEVVMNYHHQNMRMHPSGGISSMEFTDDGTYLVSASSDRTISVMDCVSLRLVIHIPADEMRAYVAGKKKLNAMNMKNDPTAKGEKGARRRAAATGRSSGSGGCTVPVNPHKHGISSINVCDENLIATGDDDGLIVVWDMRVRNPVYNYHEHGDYVSQLCYFTDAQELVSSSGDTCLGVYDMRAGKIRDFSVRRKDELNCFAFINSSGISNATFIPSIVCGTPHGGLPIWKYGSWARPYDVMDHHPAECEAIISFHGESTAFNHNLILTGACDGLIRVLQMYPVRRNLCQLSGRDYTYSHSNVLGNHSSSCGQQQQGNYVVRRARGQEAISRMCVSHDAHLLAVSGSDNIIDFVDIAFMNDEAALDQLRGRAEQRHLRTLRDLDREQDEEAEHERRLIEGCGAGTKSEESSDNKVGSGASSSSSEGSNVHVATDAGKQARLDQREALEQKLTKLGLVRKKRSHSDSSSSSSTDDSDEGGASGAKKNRASTKAWPLSGKRGDATAREGAAAPIRSPYQAIATAPQKVSRQASRGISDTGTTANGVPLKTKKKPLPAKMSASAATVTSTDASNANPGTVAASCFEARESRDSMEVYRTERQKKRERAAAARWLKEERRKKVNFTYEKRRRRVGGFFGDMVNRENDSD; encoded by the coding sequence ATGGAGCTCGACAATCTCCAAGATGAGGTGCTCATGGGGGATACAAACGAAGTCACCGTACCAGCGGCAGTCGTAGCCTCCGCCACGGTGCTTGATATTGGCTTCCATCCACGACTGCCAATCATGGCTGCTGGCCTCATTACGGGTGAGGTTGAAATATATAAGCGTAAAAGCGTTAGTGAGATGATTAAAATCCCCCTACAGAACGATTTCTCGTCATGGATCTTCACGGGGCAGTACAATGAAGACGAAGTGGTTATGAACTACCACCATCAGAACATGCGTATGCACCCCTCTGGCGGCATCTCATCAATGGAGTTCACGGACGATGGCACCTACTTGGTCAGCGCCAGCAGTGATCGCACCATATCAGTGATGGACTGTGTCTCCCTCCGTCTTGTTATCCACATCCCGGCCGACGAGATGCGGGCCTACGTGGCTGGCAAGAAGAAGCTGAACGCGATGAACATGAAGAATGACCCGACTgcaaaaggggaaaagggggctAGAAGGAGGGCTGCAGCTACggggcgcagcagtggcagtggcggctgcACTGTGCCGGTCAACCCACACAAACATGGCATCTCCTCTATCAATGTCTGCGACGAAAATCTGATAGCGACaggagacgacgacgggCTTATCGTGGTGTGGGACATGCGCGTGCGGAATCCGGTGTACAACTATCACGAGCACGGCGACTACGTGTCGCAGCTTTGCTACTTTACAGATGCCCAAGAGCtcgtctccagcagcggtgatACCTGTCTCGGCGTCTATGACATGCGAGCCGGCAAAATTCGTGACTTCAGTGTCCGCCGAAAGGACGAGCTCAACTGCTTTGCCTTCATCAACAGCAGTGGCATTAGCAACGCGACTTTCATTCCAAGTATTGTGTGCGGTACACCTCACGGCGGACTTCCGATATGGAAGTACGGCTCGTGGGCTCGTCCGTACGATGTGATGGACCACCACCCTGCAGAGTGTGAGGCCATTATATCTTTCCACGGTGAGAGCACCGCCTTCAACCATAACCTCATCCTGACTGGCGCGTGCGATGGACTGATCCGGGTGCTACAGATGTACCCGGTGCGACGCAATCTCTGCCAACTGAGCGGGCGTGACTACACCTACTCGCACTCGAACGTGCTCGGGAACCACAGCAGTAGCTGCggacaacagcaacaaggcAACTACGTGGTGCGTCGCGCGCGCGGACAGGAGGCCATCAGCcgcatgtgtgtgtcccACGACGCCCACCTACTTGCTGTCAGCGGCTCGGACAACATCATTGACTTCGTCGACATCGCTTTCATGAACGACGAGGCAGCACTAGATCAGCTTCGCGGTCGCGCGGAGCAGCGACATCTGCGCACGCTACGCGACCTCGACCGTGAGCAGGACGAAGAAGCGGAACACGAACGTCGTCTCATAGAGGGCTGCGGAGCTGGTACTAAAAGCGAAGAATCCAGTGACAACAAGGtgggcagcggtgcctcgTCTTCGTCAAGCGAGGGCAGCAACGTCCATGTCGCAACGGATGCGGGAAAGCAGGCAAGGCTGGATCAGCGCGAGGCGCTGGAACAGAAGTTGACAAAGTTGGGTCTTGTGAGAAAGAAGCGCAGCCACTCGgacagtagcagcagcagcagcactgacGACAGTGATGAGGGCGGTGCTTCAGGAGCAAAGAAGAACAGGGCGTCCACAAAGGCATGGCCGTTATCTGGCAAGAGAGGGGACGCCACAGCAAGGGagggtgccgctgcaccaaTACGGTCACCTTATCAAGCTATCGCCACAGCTCCCCAAAAGGTCTCGAGACAGGCGTCTCGTGGGATCTCAGACACAGGCACAACAGCGAATGGGGTGCCGCTgaaaacgaagaagaagccTCTCCCTGCCAAGATGTCTGCGTCCGCCGCGACTGTGACCTCCACTGACGCTTCCAACGCGAATCCTGGCACTGTAGCCGCGTCTTGTTTTGAAGCGCGGGAGTCGAGGGATTCGATGGAGGTGTATCGGACAGAGCGACAAAAAAAGCGTGagcgcgccgcggcggcccGCTGGTTGAAGGAGGAGCGCCGGAAGAAGGTTAATTTTACCTACGAGAAGCGCCGCAGACGCGTCGGCGGCTTTTTTGGTGATATGGTGAACAGAGAGAACGATAGCGATTAA